DNA sequence from the Mangifera indica cultivar Alphonso chromosome 18, CATAS_Mindica_2.1, whole genome shotgun sequence genome:
GAATAACCAAGAGAAGATTCACCTCTGTACCCTCCTAAGCTATTACCACCAAAACCCCCATAACCTCCGCCAAAGTCTCCACTACCACTACCATACCCATATCCACCACCAAGCCTACCACCCAGACTTGCAGGTGTCCTATAAGGGCCAGGACCAAATCCTCCATCAAAACTCCCATAAGAACTGCCAAATCCACCATAGCCATCATTGAATGAACGGCCCCTAGAGTTGCTACCATATGAAGGAGGAGGAGGGGGGTTTGAGGCTTTCTTGGGTTCAGCTTTCTTGATCTCCACCTACAACAAAGCAACTTAGTTAACCTAGATCTGCTGCAAGGGAACTATAATGATAGCCCTTTCCTGGTGTATCTATACCTGTAACAATCTCCATCTATGGtcaataggaaaaaaatttgcTAAATGCATTCTACTTAATGTAAATACATCTGACTTAAATAACTAACTCATGGCTCATATATCTGTTGATAAAAGCAGAATGTAATACTGCATGCATGGTGACACACAACAATCTGCTTACAAGCTGACTTCATGAAGACCATACTAATAAGCTCACCTGGGTGCCAGCCATATCAATCATATTTCCCTTTGATAACATTTCATCCACGACTTCTTCACTGTCAAAGATTACAAATCCAAAACCTCGAGAACGATTAGTTTCATGATCTCGTATTATCTGGTGTTCCAGGACTTTCCCATACTTGGAGAAGAAATTCTTGAGTTCATCTGAATAATATATGCAGAAGAAATAAAAGggtgaaaaatatcacaaggTTCACAGCAAAAAATGTAAGCATTCTGATTCATAACCATTCTGATTCAtcctacaaataaaaaataaaacaccaTGACCTAATTGCATACCTTCACTGACCGAAGAGGGTATACCACCAACAAATATCTTCTTTGTCTTAAAATCCTTTGATTGACCTGAGCCTTTAGGAATGGTTCTTTTGATTTCAACCTAATCAAAGTTAGAGGCCAACTTGTTACTTTGAAATAACGACAATTATAATATGGAAAACCATGCAATCAATGAAACACAGAGCTCAAATTTACTAAAACTGCACctcatataatcaataaaagttAAGTACACTATGATcctttttttccccttaaaacacacaaaagccaaaaaaataaaaaagagagagatactATTTTCCCATACACAAACTTTTCCTAAGTCATATTGAAACCATTAAACATACATCTGTTTCCCTTAACATAACAATTAAATCACCAAAAGAACGACAATATTAGAGCTTAATTACCTGTTTTCCATTGATTATATGAGTGTCTTCAATAACCTTATCCACCACCGACGGATCAGCATAAGTTATAAAGCCGAATCCCCTTGGTTGCCCGGTGTACCTATCTTTCATGATGACAGAATCGGTGATGTCACCGTACTTCCCAAAGTGCTTGTTAAACGTAGCTACAATTCATCACAAAAAAACACATCAATTTTAAAACCCAATTCGGCAAACCAAAACCCACATCAAAGATCAATCAAACCAATTAAAAACTCACCGTATGTCGTATCTTTGGCCAATCCACCGATGAAAATCTTcctgcaaattaaaaaaatggcgTCTTTTAGTTCCGTGcccaatttcaaaaaaacatgTGATTCAAACATATcgagttaaaaaaaaagcaagCACAACTCAATGGAGAAAGAGACGAACCCGGGGCTGGCGCCGTCGCCGGAGTGAGGATTATCGGACCTGGGTTTAGATCCCATGGCGTGCAATCGAGTGTTTGACTGGttagaatttagattttttcCGAGAAAGAGAAAACGAATAAGAGAGATAAATTCGATTCGGGGAAAAATTAAATTCGACGAGTTAGGGTTTTGAAGAAAACGTGAGTGGAGGAGAATATATAAAGCGATGGTGCGAAGATTCACATTATGACGATTTTGCCCACAAgaagattattttttacatcTGACTCCTTCCAGGAAAAGCCCAACACCTATCGAATTGGCCCgttaaatcaaatcaagtatTTTTTGAGTGCTAGACTTAGGGAATTTCAATACCAACTCGAGCTAAAGATGAAATGAGTCAAGGTTGAGTAAGTGATAAAACTCAGTTTTACAAAGTGAgctaattttgaattaatttgaattgaatttaaaattaatatatttttttaactgaatttgAGCTTCAGTTTGTGAATCTCAAATTCGACTATATTTAAATTAGgtgttttgatataattttagttcaaattaaattcaagatttttaactcaaaataaaactatatgaagAGAAAAGCAGAGAATGGTGTAAATTAAGTCAAGTTGCTCGTTACTTTGGGAGTTTGAGCTTTGTATTGATTGACCTAATGAGCTCACGATTTTATGACTTGATATAATtcataagtaaaaaattaatgaacttttaaaaattttaaaatattttaattatacatttaaaaccttattttataattttaaatatatgagagAGTTAATGGATGTAAAAGGTTaagagatataaaaataattttaaaatcagaGTTTATTCGAAATCTCAAGTTAGTGACTCATTTCTATCTCGAGTTTAAGCTTGAGTTAAAAAATCACAACACTATAAGTTTAAGAGTATTCTTAATCTTATCGAACT
Encoded proteins:
- the LOC123202186 gene encoding heterogeneous nuclear ribonucleoprotein 1-like; this translates as MGSKPRSDNPHSGDGASPGKIFIGGLAKDTTYATFNKHFGKYGDITDSVIMKDRYTGQPRGFGFITYADPSVVDKVIEDTHIINGKQVEIKRTIPKGSGQSKDFKTKKIFVGGIPSSVSEDELKNFFSKYGKVLEHQIIRDHETNRSRGFGFVIFDSEEVVDEMLSKGNMIDMAGTQVEIKKAEPKKASNPPPPPSYGSNSRGRSFNDGYGGFGSSYGSFDGGFGPGPYRTPASLGGRLGGGYGYGSGSGDFGGGYGGFGGNSLGGYRGESSLGYSGRFGPYGGGFGSGYGGSGLGGYGRGGEGYGSYGGSGYSGGYDSGPGTSYGGAGMLYGRGGYSGSSRYHPYARS